TCTTTAGACCTCAGGGTCTAGCAGGTTCCTAGCACAGAGTGAATGCCCAGTGCCTGCTGGAAGGAAGGGTGGATCTTTTTAACCAGAGTGTGAGCCCCAGTTACAGGCAGGGCCTTGGTCTCATTGAAGGTTCTCATCCTGAAAGAGGCAGTACACTAGGAGGGGCCCAGAAATACTTGCGAATTTAAGCTTGCTTAAATTGGCTTTCTAACACAGGATAAGACTTTTGACCAAAAGACTGGCTTATTTAAAAGAGCCGAATTTCAGTCAGAGTGCCCGGTGGGAGTACAGGCGAAAGGGTGGCTCTTTCAGGGTGGGAGTGCTTCTAGCCACTCCTCCACAATATGTGGGTCACTGCCCCCTCTGCTCACATGCCTGGATAGCAGCTGTCCCCTGGCCCCCCTGCTGTCCCCCTTACTTGATACTCAATCAGGTAGTTGTGCTCCATGAGGGTCAGCTGGCTCTTGAACATCTTCATTTTCGTCATCTCACGGGCAAAGTCCTTCTTGTCCTTTTTCCACATGGCATCCTTCAAGAACCTGGTGCCAAGGTCAGGGCGGGGGTGTCATCCCACAGTGACAGAGCTTCCACCTGGGCTGGGAAGACTGGCTGCTGCTGAGGGCTTGGATGGGGATGAGGGGAGTGGCCAGAGGGAGAGGAGCAAGATGAGCCATCCCCATTGCCCGGGGCCCTCTGGCTCCCTACTTCCTTTAGGTGAAAGACAAAAGTCCTTGATGACCTGGTCACCACCCTCTGCTGAGGAGCCAGGGGCCCCAGGGCAGGAAAGGAGGGCAGTGATCAACCCAGAGAGCAGGGGACCTGGGCAGACTTACCCCCCAGCCCAGGTGATGAGGTGATTGCCTCATCCAAAATATCCTGGGCAGTAGGCGCATCCTCCAGCTGTCTGGCTTCCCAACCCTCCCCTTAAAGGCTCAGCTGTGGTGAGGGCCCTAGGGaaaaggctgggggaggggaagggggtgggCAGGCTCCAGGTGGTTCTCACACTCTCACCGGGCACAGGCACGGTGGTTCCATATTTTGCAGAAGTCAATGGGTTTGTAGCCCATGGCATCTTGGGCATGGACGTTGGCGCCACTCTGCACCAGGACCTTCATACAGTCCAGCAAGCCGTCACGGGCTGCCAGGTGCAGGGGCGTGGAGCCGTTGCATGTCTGACTGTGGAAGGCCCCACCAGTGGGGATAAGGGCagaaaggaaagacaaagagCATCTGTCCATCAGATAGATGGACACACCAGTTTCCAAGCCCTGCTCTACCATCAGTCCACTGGGTGATCCTAGCTATGTCTGTCCCTTTTGGCACCTCAATTTCCTTTACTGTAAAGGGAGGAATTGGACTAAGTGAACAGTAAAAATCTGACTTTAGAAGGTATGTGACAGTTAAGAACTGCTGGAAGGAGAGCTGGCTTGGTTCAGAGACCACTAACCTCATCCACTCTTAAACCAACCAGCCCCCTGCCCTTTCCCTATGCCTCACCAGATTCCATATGCCCACAAGATCTGCATGACCTGGGCCTAACCTCCTTGGTCTTATCCTTTGACCTTGCCCACTCTTTCCCAACACATGGTCTTTGCATATGATGTTACCTCTACCTGGAACACTTTTCCCTGGCTCTTTGCATGGCTGGCTCACTCTGTCTTCAGGTTCCaatttaaatgtcacctccttagAGGTGATTGCTTCATCCAAAATAGATCCTCCCCCTACCTGCTTTACCCCCTACACCATCACCccgtttatttttttcataaccaCTTCCCATGCTCTGTCaggattttgttcatttatttgtttgctaaTTCACTGTCTGCTCCTTTACTAGAATGTCAGCTTCATGAGGAGAGGGACCATTTCTGTGACTCTAGCatagtgcttagcacatagtGCATACTTGATACTTTGAATGAATGCAGTCTCCTATATGCCATGCACTTTTCAGTGATCACAGTAGTCCCATGTGATAGGTACTGCTATTCTCCCAAGTTTCAGTTGAAGACACTGAGACAGAGATTCCCAAACTTAGCTGCAAGTTAGAAGCACCTGGGGATCTTTTCTGACTTCTCAAGCCCAGGTCACACCACAGACCCATTAAATCACAGCCTTTGGATTGGAACACaggtgtttatattttttaattttttttttttttagacggagtctcgctctgtcgcccaggctggagtgcagtggcacgatcttggctcactgcaagctctgcctcccaggttcacgccattctcctgcctcagcctcccaagtagctgggacaacaggcacccgccactacgcccggttaacttttttgtatttttagtagagacggggtttcaccatgttagccaggatgttcttgatctcctgacctcgtgatccgctcgccccagcctcccaaagtgctgggattacaggcgtgagccactgcggccagcctaattttttttattttttattttttgagacagtctcgctctattgccaggctggagtgcattggtgcaatctcggctcactgcaacctccacctcccgggttcaagcgattctcctgcctcagcctcccaagtagctgggactatgccaCCATGCCACCCGGCCAGGTGTTCATATTTTTTAAGCTCCCTAGGTAATTCCAATGTACACCTAAGTTTGGGAGCCAGAGTACTGGGGCATagaggttgagtgacttgcctaaggtcctgCTGTCTGCTAGCAAGTTGCAGAGCTGGGATGTAGACTAGGTCTGTTAAaggccaatcttttttttttttttttttttgagacggagtctctctcttgttgcccgggctgaagtacaatggcaccatctcagctcaccgcaacctccacctcctgggttcaagcaattctcctgcctcagcctcccgaatagctgggattacaggcatgcgccaccacgccctgctaattttgtatttttagtagagatggggtttctccatgttggtcatgctggtgttgaactcctgacctcaggtgatccgcctgcctcggccttccaaagtgttgggattataggcatgagccaccatgcccggctaaagcCCAGTCTCTTTATTACACCATGTGGATTCCTGACTGCTTTGTGTGGGACCCAATCCTTGTCACCTCCAGCAACCCCTCTGCTTGTCCTGCATGGATTTGCCTGCCTGGAAGTAGGGCTGTGCCCATGCCCATGCCCGAAGCCTCCCTCCTGAAGCAGGCTGGACTCACGCATTGAGGTCTGCGCCTTTCTCCAGCAGGTAGTAGATGCAGGGGAGGGCCACGGTGGTGTTGTCCCTGTGGATGACGAGGTGCAGGGGTGTCTGGCTATTGTTGGTCAGCAGGTCCACGGGAAACTTGTACTCCTCTACCAGGACCTGCAGGCATGCAAGCTTGCCCCATTGGGCGGCGAAGTGGATGGCAGTGAAGCCCTGTGAGGTTCAGAGCAGGCaggaggaggctgagtgggaCTGAGGTCCCAGGGTCcacaatttatataaatttattggGGTTACCTTCACTTTCTTCCCTGTGTCCCCAGGAATGCTCACACCCTTTTGCTAATTAACCAGTGTGTGTTCATCAGCCCACCCAACCTCCCTGCCCCCAAAATGGTCCTTCCACAGCCAGAAGATGAGTTAAATTAGGAAGATCTACCCAGAAAAGGATATCTCTTCTCCAGGTGACCACTCCGAGCAGCGTAGCGGGAGAGGGACCTCGGTCTTTGCCCCAACACTCAAGACCTTACCTTGTCGTCGGTGGGGATTTCCCTGAGGCTCTGGTTCAGACAGAATCGCAGCCATTCCACGTTGCCCACAGCCGCTGCGAACAGCTGGTAGTAGCTCCCGATCGCCGTCTGGTCGATTGCCGTCTGGTCGGACTCCTCGCTGGGGCTGGGTTCAGCGCGGGGCGGGGTGAACGAGGCAGGGCGGCGCGGCGTGGCGAGGGCAGTCGCCTGCGCACTGAGGTGGTCTGCGAGGTCGGGCAGGGGCTGGCTGGAGGGCGGGGCAGTGGGGAAGCGACTCTGGGCCACGGCCCGGGCACCTCTCGGGAGGCGATCCCTGGCCCCCGCCTGGCTGGTGGGCGGGGAAGTGGGGAAGCGACTCTGGGCCACGGCCTAGGCACCTCTCGGGAGGCGATCCCTAGCCCCAGCCTGTCTCTGCGGGCTTCTCGGGCCGCAGCCTCCGCCCCCACCCGCTCCAGGCCCTGCCCACCAGGGAGGCGCTGGGCCGGGTTCTCGCTCCCCGCAGCCGGGACACCTTCTCCCGCTATCCACCTGGGCTGCTTGGACTCCGCGTCAGTCCAGGTGgccttcaaggagactttgttcGCCTGCTGCATGGAGCCACTTGGAGTTGGCTGCGGCCGAgcacctctcccttctcccctttctGAGTGCCAGCTTCCCGAGCCCGCCCGCCGAGCGGTGCTGCCCGCGGAGGCCATCGCGGGGCTGGAACTCGGACCCGGGCCGGGTGGGCTACTCACACACCCGCCGGCGCCCCGCCCCCGGGGGCCGCTCCTTGCCAGCTGGCCGCGGTTTCCCGGCCCCTTCCAGGCCGCTAGGGTTCGGCTGCCTCTCTAGCTGGAGGGGCAGAGCCCGGGGCCTCCGGGGACCCTGCCCGCCTGCCGCTCCCCACCCGCCGCTCTGCTCCCGGCCTGAGCCAAAACCCCCACTCAACCTCCCAGTCCTGCTGCCCAGGAAACTCAGcatcaaacacacaaacaaagacACTTGGCTTTTGTTTCCGATTATCAAACTAATaagtagaaaacagaaatattcaatgtggaaattaaaaattaccatCCCACCACGCACAGAAATCATGGTTTATTGCAATATATATGCatatcatgactattttttgtatCTCTTTTCGTTTATTAATAGCATTATATTACGAGCTAGCGCCCATTGTCACTCCACATACTAAACGTACATTATGACGCAACCAGAGCCCAGCGTCATAATGGATGTGCCATTGTTTCACATGTGCTGCCAAGAACGAAATGGCTCAACTCTGGTTGTTTTCTTAGAATGGATTCCTGGGAGTCGAATCACTAGGTGAAAGGGAATGAATATTTTTCAGCTGTCAATATGGGCTTGCAGACTGCCTTCCAGGAAGGTTATTattcacttccacttccacctgcAGTGAAGCGGGTGCGCTGCACATCAGCAGTGTGGCTTTTGGCAAGTTATCTGACTTAGTTtctgtgggcggcaagccacccaggtgccaaggcaagagaccgagggcacgagctgttccaatataataaaatatacaaaataacaaGAGTTATACTAGATCTAGATCTAGATCATAGAcgtgattatatatgaatatcgttaatcattagtttgtagcaattactctttattccaatattgtaataatcctcgctctataatcataacctaggaaaaaccaggccatagaGAGATAGGAACCAGAgggacatagtgagaagtgaccagaagacaagagtgcgagccttctgttatgtccggacagggccaccagagggctccttgatCTAGCGGTAatgccagcgtctgggaagacgccGGTTACCAAGTGGACAGTGGTCTGGCGGACCCGGTCTGGCGGACCGTGGTCTAGCGGTAGCATCAATGCAAAGGAAAAGcacccgctacttagcagactgggaaagggagtctccctttcccagggggagtttagagaagactttACTCCACCACCTTTTGTGGAGGGCTTGACATCAGTCAGGCCCGCCCACAGTTATCTGGAGGCCTAAacatctccctgtgatgctgtacTTCAGCGGTCACACTCCTGTTTCactttcatgttccatcctgtacatctggctctgccttctagatagcagtagcaaaattagtgaaagtactaaaagtctctgatacgcagaaataatggcgtaagctgtcctctctctctctctccctccccccgtccccgcccccacccccacccacctcggctgccaagcagggaagggccccctgtccggTGGACACGTGACTCACGTGACCTTATCaatcattggagatgactcacactccttaccctgccccttttgccttgtatccaataaataacagcacggccaggcattcggggccactaccgatCTCTGCcctcttggtggtagtggtcccccgggcccagctgtcttttcttttatctctttgtcttgtgtctttatttctacaatctcTCATCTCCGCACACGGGGAGAAAAACCCACccaccctgtggggctggtccctacaaGTTTCTACAGcagcaaaatggggataatagcacCTACTTTACAAGGAATGAAGGAATGCAAACAATGAGAACAGTGCTAGCAGAGAAGCACTACCTGTGAATCTGCTATTACTCAAAGAAGAACTATTCAAACCATTGCTAGCATCAGATATTAGGATTTTAAGTAAATGTTCACTAATTTGGTAGTGGAAATGATGTTCTAATGTGGCTCTTTGATTACCAACAAGGGTTAAACATTTAATTATCAGTGGTTTTGTCTTCTAGGAATTCTTTTACTCACATGGTTCTTTGAGGGCCTTAATGTGTTTCTTACTGATCTGTAAAACTTATTAGCATAGTGACCCTTTATGTATGTTATATTTGTTGTCAATATTTTCCTCAGTTTGCCTTTTGACTTTTTAGAATATAGAGTAGCTAAGCAATAACTGTTGCTTGAATCAGTGTTGTCTTACTGAGCCATCCACATTCTCACCCCTTCTCAACAGGAATGACCCCAAGTTTATCAGAAGGCTCCTGTGGCTCCAGGGTCAACTCTGGGCATATCTGACTACATCACTCCACCCCTACCATGGTCTCTCCTCTGTACCCCAGCGTTCCAGGTATTTCCCCTAAGAAAAGGACAGAAGGTCCCCTAAGACGACAGTGACCTGTAGAGAGGGACAAGAATACAGATTATCCACCCAGAATCACCTTTCTCCCTTTCCAGGATACTGTCTTCTGAGAGCGCACTTGTCTGCCAACCCCAGTAGCCAGGACTCAGCATACCTGGCAAACACCTTCAAAACTAGCAAATCATGCTGGCTATCTGCCCCAGGTAGGGCCTTAGCAACTGGCTTCAAGTTGAGATAAAGTGACAGTGCTTTTCAGGGATACAGTTTGAAGATTTCCTGGGCTATTGTTGCTTCTGGGGTGTTAGGATTCTAATAATCACAACAGGACCCTGTGTATGTGGTGGGGTTGGAGAGAGCATCTCAGTACCTCTCCAAGTTCATCCTCACTATCTTGAACTGGGGTATCTTACATCTCTATACCAGTGTTTTGCAACCCTGGCTGTACAAACACCAATGCAGGGGTCTTACCCCTACAGATTCTGATTAATTCATCTGGTTTGGGGCCTGGGCATTGGTATTTGTaaagttctccaggtgattctcatgtgtagccagggttgagaaccactttAAGGCCTTTCTGCCTCAGTCAGGGAGGCAAGAGGCTGCAGGTGATTTTGAGGGAGAAGGGTCAATAGAGTAAGGGAGGAAGAAACAGGAAACTAGCAGAGTCCCCGGGAGGAGAGAATGTGTTATCCTAAAGACCCTTGGCCACAGCCATGCAGCTGGGCAAACAGATAACGCCTGGTGGAACAACAGAAGCTGGACCATGAGAAGGGCAGACAGCAGAAAATGCCCAGAGAAAGGTTCAATTTCTTCTTTGGAAGGTGATGGTAAGGGTGTGGCTCCAGATTAACTGGTTCTA
This genomic window from Pan troglodytes isolate AG18354 chromosome 12, NHGRI_mPanTro3-v2.0_pri, whole genome shotgun sequence contains:
- the ANKRD53 gene encoding ankyrin repeat domain-containing protein 53 isoform X4 encodes the protein MASAGSTARRAGSGSWHSERGEGRGARPQPTPSGSMQQANKVSLKATWTDAESKQPSQPLPDLADHLSAQATALATPRRPASFTPPRAEPSPSEESDQTAIDQTAIGSYYQLFAAAVGNVEWLRFCLNQSLREIPTDDKGFTAIHFAAQWGKLACLQVLVEEYKFPVDLLTNNSQTPLHLVIHRDNTTVALPCIYYLLEKGADLNAQTCNGSTPLHLAARDGLLDCMKVLVQSGANVHAQDAMGYKPIDFCKIWNHRACARFLKDAMWKKDKKDFAREMTKMKMFKSQLTLMEHNYLIEYQGQGCSVHFPFAFSPITPETLLWQDMSLLSDCGFLWRRRELCFCKT
- the ANKRD53 gene encoding ankyrin repeat domain-containing protein 53 isoform X2, whose product is MASAGSTARRAGSGSWHSERGEGRGARPQPTPSGSMQQANKVSLKATWTDAESKQPSQPLPDLADHLSAQATALATPRRPASFTPPRAEPSPSEESDQTAIDQTAIGSYYQLFAAAVGNVEWLRFCLNQSLREIPTDDKGFTAIHFAAQWGKLACLQVLVEEYKFPVDLLTNNSQTPLHLVIHRDNTTVALPCIYYLLEKGADLNAFLKDAMWKKDKKDFAREMTKMKMFKSQLTLMEHNYLIEYQKEHKVLREAAIRKWLHGKLHPGHSLVSNTKQARATALSKTPEQRESQRSRSFHPSVEARLQCIPQPTEMPKPIYRKPTVKRPTMWNVSNNPARPPTTQISHSQGIRLGVHPDPTPEHDFSSFLEVRPDGHGGARLHTVDGHWVAPVPRLPFEVLLRMLCPRVWPYRMKVPQGFYPISMREVPRKRHLGDNTFWTDTLAMNLRDTFDEAFLAAVRSHQGLPTLHSPQTNP
- the ANKRD53 gene encoding ankyrin repeat domain-containing protein 53 isoform X3 yields the protein MASAGSTARRAGSGSWHSERGEGRGARPQPTPSGSMQQANKVSLKATWTDAESKQPSQPLPDLADHLSAQATALATPRRPASFTPPRAEPSPSEESDQTAIDQTAIGSYYQLFAAAVGNVEWLRFCLNQSLREIPTDDKGFTAIHFAAQWGKLACLQVLVEEYKFPVDLLTNNSQTPLHLVIHRDNTTVALPCIYYLLEKGADLNACSLSFLSALIPTGGAFHSQTCNGSTPLHLAARDGLLDCMKVLVQSGANVHAQDAMGYKPIDFCKIWNHRACARFLKDAMWKKDKKDFAREMTKMKMFKSQLTLMEHNYLIEYQKEHKVLREAAIRKWLHGKLHPGHSLVSNTKQARATALSKTPEQRESQRSRSFHPSVEARLQCIPQPTEMPKPIYRKPTVKRPTMWNVSNNPARPPTTQISHSQGIRLGVHPDPTPEHDFSSFLEVRPDGHGGARLHTVDGHWVAPVPRLPFEVLLRMLCPRVWPYRMKVPQGFYPISMREVPRKRHLGDNTFWTDTLAMNLRDTFDEAFLAAVRSHQGLPTLHSPQTNP
- the ANKRD53 gene encoding ankyrin repeat domain-containing protein 53 isoform X1; translated protein: MASAGSTARRAGSGSWHSERGEGRGARPQPTPSGSMQQANKVSLKATWTDAESKQPSQPLPDLADHLSAQATALATPRRPASFTPPRAEPSPSEESDQTAIDQTAIGSYYQLFAAAVGNVEWLRFCLNQSLREIPTDDKGFTAIHFAAQWGKLACLQVLVEEYKFPVDLLTNNSQTPLHLVIHRDNTTVALPCIYYLLEKGADLNAQTCNGSTPLHLAARDGLLDCMKVLVQSGANVHAQDAMGYKPIDFCKIWNHRACARFLKDAMWKKDKKDFAREMTKMKMFKSQLTLMEHNYLIEYQKEHKVLREAAIRKWLHGKLHPGHSLVSNTKQARATALSKTPEQRESQRSRSFHPSVEARLQCIPQPTEMPKPIYRKPTVKRPTMWNVSNNPARPPTTQISHSQGIRLGVHPDPTPEHDFSSFLEVRPDGHGGARLHTVDGHWVAPVPRLPFEVLLRMLCPRVWPYRMKVPQGFYPISMREVPRKRHLGDNTFWTDTLAMNLRDTFDEAFLAAVRSHQGLPTLHSPQTNP
- the ANKRD53 gene encoding ankyrin repeat domain-containing protein 53 isoform X5 — translated: MASAGSTARRAGSGSWHSERGEGRGARPQPTPSGSMQQANKVSLKATWTDAESKQPSQPLPDLADHLSAQATALATPRRPASFTPPRAEPSPSEESDQTAIDQTAIGSYYQLFAAAVGNVEWLRFCLNQSLREIPTDDKGFTAIHFAAQWGKLACLQVLVEEYKFPVDLLTNNSQTPLHLVIHRDNTTVALPCIYYLLEKGADLNAQTCNGSTPLHLAARDGLLDCMKVLVQSGANVHAQDAMGYKPIDFCKIWNHRACARFLKDAMWKKDKKDFAREMTKMKMFKSQLTLMEHNYLIEYQGQGCSVHFPFAFSPITPETLLWQDMSLLSDCGFLWRRRELCF